In the Festucalex cinctus isolate MCC-2025b chromosome 10, RoL_Fcin_1.0, whole genome shotgun sequence genome, one interval contains:
- the LOC144026910 gene encoding uncharacterized protein LOC144026910 isoform X2: MSGCCLSYGFGSPADGSSAPPKSTTIRRRNTRKMQSSFWEGESRPPEEETAVPDLRDILAEHDYSVPYDPALVDEENTTVQELDGNWIEKFGIHKFASSDKDIRFFTRFASFDLLMRFWALIEPALPFMAKFRLAQGGMLNEGSSDGRALHPIEECFMFLNYLALGSELQDLADRYRVHQATVCRVIISWSNFLYTILGSVRIWIPQEQIQKHMPAVFEDYSDTTVILTCSELMCQTPSLPILPREVISQYVSHATLKGLIGLAPHGAVTFVSELYTGLIIDKQIVRESGLRSLLKPEMAVMVDKDFIIDDILPCRIYRPAFLFEKSQTSASDLRVHVERSIRRVKERKLFESEFPIHLFGSINQIYTVACLLVNYENGPFVESMSEEDNLDDKLSLQASVLEA, encoded by the exons ATGTCCGGTTGCTGTTTGTCTTATGGCTTCGGCTCGCCTGCAGATGGCAGCAGTGCACCCCCTAAATCAACCACAATACGAAGAAGAAATACCCGGAAAATGCA ATCAAGTTTTTGGGAGGGAGAATCAAGACCTCCCGAAGAAGAGACAGCCGTACCAGACCTACGAGATATCCTGGCTGAACATGACTACAGCGTGCCTTATGATCCGGCTCTTGTCGACGAGGAAAACACAACTGTGCAGGAATTAGACGGAAATTGGATTGAAAAATTTGGCATTCACAAATTTGCGTCTTCTGATAAAGACATAAGGTTTTTCACCAG gtTTGCCTCTTTTGATCTACTGATGCGCTTCTGGGCGTTGATTGAACCGGCCCTACCATTTATGGCAAAGTTTAGGCTAGCTCAAGGAGGCATGTTGAATGAGGGATCTTCTGACGGCCGAGCCCTGCATCCCATTGAAGAGTGCTTCATGTTCCTGAACTACCTGGCCCTTGGATCAGAGCTGCAAGACCTCGCTGATCGTTACAGAGTCCACCAGGCAACCGTCTGCCGGGTCATCATTTCCTGGAGCAACTTTCTGTATACAATCCTAGGTTCAGTGAGGATTTGGATACCCCAGGAACAGATTCAGAAACATATGCCAGCTGTTTTTGAGGACTACTCTGACACTACTGTCATCCTTACCTGCAGCGAATTGATGTGTCAAACCCCATCTCTCCCAATTCTCCCGAGAGAGGTTATTTCGCAGTACGTGTCGCACGCCACACTGAAAGGACTCATTGGGCTAGCTCCACATGGGGCGGTCACATTTGTCTCGGAACTGTACACGGGATTGATTATTGACAAACAAATTGTGCGTGAATCTGGCCTCAGATCCCTGTTGAAACCAGAGATGGCTGTCATGGTTGATAAAGATTTTATCATTGATGACATTTTACCATGCAGGATTTATAGACcagcttttttatttgaaaaatctCAAACGTCAGCAAGTGATCTCAGGGTGCACGTGGAGCGCAGCATTCGCCGGGTCAAGGAGCGCAAATTATTTGAATCTGAGTTTCCGATACACCTTTTTGGCAGCATCAATCAAATATACACTGTGGCGTGTCTGCTCGTGAATTATGAGAATGGGCCTTTTGTTGAAAGCATGAGCGAAGAAGACAACTTGGATGACAAGTTGTCTTTGCAAGCTTCTGTCTTAGAAGCTTGA
- the LOC144026910 gene encoding uncharacterized protein LOC144026910 isoform X3, which translates to MKRVKKFIYQRSTSCYTQQCCVPLCHASAKYNSVVSFFSFPSDQQIRHRWLVAIRRDDLEIKKSARVCSRHFPKGDIRKPKSEKGRPLLKPGSVPVLFEWNNYSLAPPRSSFWEGESRPPEEETAVPDLRDILAEHDYSVPYDPALVDEENTTVQELDGNWIEKFGIHKFASSDKDIRFFTRFASFDLLMRFWALIEPALPFMAKFRLAQGGMLNEGSSDGRALHPIEECFMFLNYLALGSELQDLADRYRVHQATVCRVIISWSNFLYTILGSVRIWIPQEQIQKHMPAVFEDYSDTTVILTCSELMCQTPSLPILPREVISQ; encoded by the exons ATGAAACGAGTGAAGAAATTCATTTATCAGAGATCGACGAGCTGTTATACTCAGCAATGCTGCGTGCCTTTATGTCATGCATCTGCAAAATACAATTCTGTCGTTAGTTTTTTTAGCTTTCCCTCGGATCAGCAGATTCGACATCGGTGGTTGGTCGCCATCCGCAGGGACGACTTAGAAATTAAAAAGAGCGCTCGGGTGTGTAGTCGGCATTTTCCAAAAGGAGACATACGGAAGCCAAAATCAGAGAAAGGACGGCCCTTGTTAAAGCCAGGATCCGTCCCTGTGTTGTTTGAGTGGAACAATTATTCTCTCGCCCCTCCAAGATCAAGTTTTTGGGAGGGAGAATCAAGACCTCCCGAAGAAGAGACAGCCGTACCAGACCTACGAGATATCCTGGCTGAACATGACTACAGCGTGCCTTATGATCCGGCTCTTGTCGACGAGGAAAACACAACTGTGCAGGAATTAGACGGAAATTGGATTGAAAAATTTGGCATTCACAAATTTGCGTCTTCTGATAAAGACATAAGGTTTTTCACCAG gtTTGCCTCTTTTGATCTACTGATGCGCTTCTGGGCGTTGATTGAACCGGCCCTACCATTTATGGCAAAGTTTAGGCTAGCTCAAGGAGGCATGTTGAATGAGGGATCTTCTGACGGCCGAGCCCTGCATCCCATTGAAGAGTGCTTCATGTTCCTGAACTACCTGGCCCTTGGATCAGAGCTGCAAGACCTCGCTGATCGTTACAGAGTCCACCAGGCAACCGTCTGCCGGGTCATCATTTCCTGGAGCAACTTTCTGTATACAATCCTAGGTTCAGTGAGGATTTGGATACCCCAGGAACAGATTCAGAAACATATGCCAGCTGTTTTTGAGGACTACTCTGACACTACTGTCATCCTTACCTGCAGCGAATTGATGTGTCAAACCCCATCTCTCCCAATTCTCCCGAGAGAGGTTATTTCGCA ATAA
- the LOC144026910 gene encoding uncharacterized protein LOC144026910 isoform X1: protein MKRVKKFIYQRSTSCYTQQCCVPLCHASAKYNSVVSFFSFPSDQQIRHRWLVAIRRDDLEIKKSARVCSRHFPKGDIRKPKSEKGRPLLKPGSVPVLFEWNNYSLAPPRSSFWEGESRPPEEETAVPDLRDILAEHDYSVPYDPALVDEENTTVQELDGNWIEKFGIHKFASSDKDIRFFTRFASFDLLMRFWALIEPALPFMAKFRLAQGGMLNEGSSDGRALHPIEECFMFLNYLALGSELQDLADRYRVHQATVCRVIISWSNFLYTILGSVRIWIPQEQIQKHMPAVFEDYSDTTVILTCSELMCQTPSLPILPREVISQYVSHATLKGLIGLAPHGAVTFVSELYTGLIIDKQIVRESGLRSLLKPEMAVMVDKDFIIDDILPCRIYRPAFLFEKSQTSASDLRVHVERSIRRVKERKLFESEFPIHLFGSINQIYTVACLLVNYENGPFVESMSEEDNLDDKLSLQASVLEA from the exons ATGAAACGAGTGAAGAAATTCATTTATCAGAGATCGACGAGCTGTTATACTCAGCAATGCTGCGTGCCTTTATGTCATGCATCTGCAAAATACAATTCTGTCGTTAGTTTTTTTAGCTTTCCCTCGGATCAGCAGATTCGACATCGGTGGTTGGTCGCCATCCGCAGGGACGACTTAGAAATTAAAAAGAGCGCTCGGGTGTGTAGTCGGCATTTTCCAAAAGGAGACATACGGAAGCCAAAATCAGAGAAAGGACGGCCCTTGTTAAAGCCAGGATCCGTCCCTGTGTTGTTTGAGTGGAACAATTATTCTCTCGCCCCTCCAAGATCAAGTTTTTGGGAGGGAGAATCAAGACCTCCCGAAGAAGAGACAGCCGTACCAGACCTACGAGATATCCTGGCTGAACATGACTACAGCGTGCCTTATGATCCGGCTCTTGTCGACGAGGAAAACACAACTGTGCAGGAATTAGACGGAAATTGGATTGAAAAATTTGGCATTCACAAATTTGCGTCTTCTGATAAAGACATAAGGTTTTTCACCAG gtTTGCCTCTTTTGATCTACTGATGCGCTTCTGGGCGTTGATTGAACCGGCCCTACCATTTATGGCAAAGTTTAGGCTAGCTCAAGGAGGCATGTTGAATGAGGGATCTTCTGACGGCCGAGCCCTGCATCCCATTGAAGAGTGCTTCATGTTCCTGAACTACCTGGCCCTTGGATCAGAGCTGCAAGACCTCGCTGATCGTTACAGAGTCCACCAGGCAACCGTCTGCCGGGTCATCATTTCCTGGAGCAACTTTCTGTATACAATCCTAGGTTCAGTGAGGATTTGGATACCCCAGGAACAGATTCAGAAACATATGCCAGCTGTTTTTGAGGACTACTCTGACACTACTGTCATCCTTACCTGCAGCGAATTGATGTGTCAAACCCCATCTCTCCCAATTCTCCCGAGAGAGGTTATTTCGCAGTACGTGTCGCACGCCACACTGAAAGGACTCATTGGGCTAGCTCCACATGGGGCGGTCACATTTGTCTCGGAACTGTACACGGGATTGATTATTGACAAACAAATTGTGCGTGAATCTGGCCTCAGATCCCTGTTGAAACCAGAGATGGCTGTCATGGTTGATAAAGATTTTATCATTGATGACATTTTACCATGCAGGATTTATAGACcagcttttttatttgaaaaatctCAAACGTCAGCAAGTGATCTCAGGGTGCACGTGGAGCGCAGCATTCGCCGGGTCAAGGAGCGCAAATTATTTGAATCTGAGTTTCCGATACACCTTTTTGGCAGCATCAATCAAATATACACTGTGGCGTGTCTGCTCGTGAATTATGAGAATGGGCCTTTTGTTGAAAGCATGAGCGAAGAAGACAACTTGGATGACAAGTTGTCTTTGCAAGCTTCTGTCTTAGAAGCTTGA
- the LOC144026910 gene encoding ran guanine nucleotide release factor-like isoform X4 encodes MECVNEPHPLFGGAMSAVLPHSAADVSKMREIPDNQEAFVHSRTDQSFIVELVEYQDHIADQDAARYHFEDIAGSNAATQPGAQQVTDVVALAKSSLSLSACSSAWALTGTQCVSKYNETATNLVTLHLCVFRLPQFGTDLLVTFNDPQIICPESSSSPAAVGSDVVPWTVDDFQQLLQSLTLHNPGLFG; translated from the coding sequence ATGGAGTGCGTCAACGAGCCTCATCCGCTGTTCGGAGGCGCTATGTCGGCCGTCCTCCCGCACAGCGCCGCGGACGTGAGCAAGATGCGAGAGATCCCGGACAACCAGGAGGCGTTCGTCCACTCCCGAACCGACCAAAGCTTCATCGTGGAGCTCGTCGAGTATCAAGACCACATTGCGGACCAGGACGCGGCCCGGTACCACTTCGAGGACATCGCGGGAAGCAACGCCGCCACGCAACCGGGCGCGCAGCAGGTGACCGACGTGGTCGCTTTGGCCAAATCGTCACTCTCCCTGTCGGCGTGCAGCTCCGCCTGGGCGCTGACGGGAACCCAATGCGTCTCCAAATACAACGAAACGGCGACGAACCTGGTGACGCTTCACCTCTGCGTGTTTCGTCTACCCCAGTTCGGCACCGACTTGCTGGTGACGTTCAACGACCCGCAGATTATTTGCCCCGAAAGTAGCAGCAGTCCCGCGGCCGTGGGATCCGACGTTGTGccatggactgtggatgacttTCAGCAACTGCTGCAGTCCTTGACGCTGCATAATCCAGGACTGTTTGGCTAA
- the itpa gene encoding inosine triphosphate pyrophosphatase has protein sequence MAVPAGRSVVFVTANAKKLEEVVQILGDTFPYKLISKKIDLPEYQGEPDEISIQKCKEAARQIDGPVIVEDTCLCFKALGDLPGPYIKWFLDKLKPEGLYKLLAGFEDKSAWALCTFAFTSGKDEPVQLFRGITQGHIVEPRGPRDFGWDPCFQPEGFDKTYAELPKAVKNSISHRYRALTALSEHFSPHAKRKKTDD, from the exons ATGGCTGTACCGGCTGGACGTTCCGTGGTGTTTGTTACTGCAAATGCTAAAAAACTTGAAGAA GTAGTCCAGATACTTGGCGACACATTTCCTTACAAACTTATCTCGAAGAAAATTGATT TGCCTGAATACCAAGGAGAGCCAGATGAGATTTCCATACAGAAATGCAAGGAGGCTGCAAGACAG ATTGACGGCCCGGTCATTGTGGAGGACACCTGTCTCTGTTTCAAGGCATTGGGTGACTTGCCAGGCCCGTACAT AAAGTGGTTCCTGGATAAACTCAAACCAGAAG GCTTGTACAAACTCCTCGCCGGCTTTGAAGATAAATCCGCGTGGGCCCTCTGCACGTTTGCGTTTACATCCGGAAAAGATGAGCCGGTGCAGCTGTTCAGGGGAATAACACAG ggGCACATTGTGGAACCAAGGGGACCTCGAGACTTTGGATGGGACCCCTGTTTCCAGCCAGAAGGCTTTGACAAAAC CTATGCGGAGCTGCCTAAAGCAGTCAAGAACTCCATTTCTCATCGATATCGGGCGCTAACAGCCTTGTCGGAGCACTTTTCGCCGCACGCCAAGAGGAAGAAGACAGATGATTGA